One Varibaculum prostatecancerukia genomic window, ATTGAGGTTTGCCCACTGATGTGTACTTTTGCTGCATCAATCAGCACGGTTTCATTCGACAGATTGATTTGGGTAATAATCTCGGCTCTTTTAACTCTCAGGTTCACGTTGTCTGAAACCATCGTCAAGGAGGAGTTAATGTTTTTGGTTTCATCTGCTACCTGCACTTTGAACGCTTCTAGAGCATTTTGAGTGCTGGTAGCATCCTGGAGAGCTTTTTCGGCTTGAGCTTTTGCAGTCGCTGTATCGCTACTGGTTTTTACTAGCTCGCTTTGGGTTTGTTTAAGGCTTGCTTGGACTTGCTCAACGCTAGCGTTTGCTTGCGCGATCTGGGTTTTAGCTGCTTGCAGGTTCGCCGCCAGTTCGGCTCCGTTCAAATCGGTGGCAAGACTTATCCATCCGGGCTGGCCAGTATCGGTGGCCTTATAGATCCAGATTCCTACTTGCTCACCATTTTCTTTAAACCACACATCCCCAAGCCGGGCGGATACTGGTTGGGTGGTGCCATAGTGGTTGGTGTTTTTCCCGTCCGCGCTAGCTAGCGCAATACTTGCCACCTGCTGGGCTTGGATAGCCTCGCTGCGGGCAGCGGTGATGGTGTGGGTGATGTCGGTGAATTTAGAGGCGGTGCTACCTAGCTCAATGCTTATATATTCTTGGCCAAGCGGGTTGTAGTCATAGGCCAGGACCCGCGAGGTTAACTCCACGCCTAAGTCGCTATGACGTACGGTCACGCTATCACCCAAGGCTAGGGTTTCTACCTCGCGCAGATCTGCGTATTCTTTGGCGGAGGTAAGGTCAACAAATGAAATCTTGTAGGCACAAGATGGCTGATCAACCAGGCCAAGTTTGTACTCGCTTTTGGCTAGGTCGCGCAGCCATGCGTGTGCTTGCTCTAGGGGCAGTTCGTCCTCACGTGGCTTGCCTGGGTCTTTGATGGCCTTGACTTGCCCATAGCGGATTACCTTGATACGCGGCGCAATATAGTCGCTGATGCGAGGGCTGTCCACGTACAGTTCAGGTAGGAGCAGACCGTCGTAACCAACCGGCAAAATCCGGGTAACTATGGTGGTGTAGTCCAGGCTCGATTCGTATCCGGACAGGTTTTTACGATCCCTTATAACCACGCCATGATTAGCACCTATGCGCGGCGCGTGGTGGATATGCCAGTTATCGAAAGTAAGCTCGCCGCCCCAACGCGAAATAAAACTGTTGTCGCTGTCACCTAACAAGGCCGCGCTGAGTGGGGTTCTAACTATGCGGGCAGAGGATCGATGGGAGTTATCAGAACTACTGGCGCTAAAACCGTGCGGGCTATTGGCCGCCCCTAGCAGCTGATCTAGGGCTGCTTTTGCGGTTTTATTTACCACATAGGTGTCAGCGATAAGGTTTGCAGAAAGGTCATAGAACAGGTGATGGGCAACTACTTCGAGCGTCCCGTCAAGGCTGGTGGTGACTTCGCTGATACGAAATCCTTGCCTACCGTTTATTCCTGGAACCGGGGCGGCCACGATGTTTTCTATTACCAACAGGTTCGCTGCTGGCCCATCAAGGGGGTAGGAAAACGTTAGGGAAAACTTTCCGTTTAGTTCCTGAGTGACTTTCGGGTCTATAAGGTGGCGATCTAGCACCGCTAACCCACTGGCAGTGAAATCGTTAGCGCTACGATCGTGAATCGTAATCATCTGGTTAGTCCTTTCTACAAGGTACGCCAGTTACCTTTAACTTCGATTCTTGAAATACCTGTGCCCAGCTCGATGTGGTTAGCACCAGGAGAAAGTTGCGGGAACGGCCCTGAAATCCCATCGGTTTGGGTTTTACCTGCAACGTGGGCTGTAAGCCGGGCAGTATCGATAGTTAATTGCCCGCTAGGAGCACAAACTATCAAAGCAGTATCGTTTATTTTTAGTTCCAACTCCCCGGTACCAAAAACAGTTATTACCGGATCGGAAGCTAAAAGACCAGGATTACTAATCGTGCCCGAAGCGCTCAAAGTTAGCTGTTTAAGCCCGGTTTCCAGGTAGGTAAACGGCTGGCAACAAAGCTCGGCTTCAAACATTACCCAAGTGGCCAGCGAGCCTAGCGCTGGTGATATTTTGACGTGTTTAAGATACCTGAACATGCCAGGCTCACCGCTAAACCCAATCGTGTGGGCCCCAGTCAGCGCGTGAGCGGCTTTGCGGTATGCTTCCAGCCCGCCACGCACCGCTAGTTTCAAAGTTATTTCACTGTCTTGCCACCCTTTAAAGCGGGTAAGAGTACCGGCCCGCCCTGACACCTCAATATCCTCTATCCCCATGGTGGCAGTAGGGATTTCTACAGGTGCGCAAAAACGGATACCCAGGCTTTTAGAGCTAACCTTATGGTCGAGAACAAACCCGTACATTGATTTACACCCCCGCAGCTAGCAGATTGGCTCGCCGAGATATCCGTGATAGTTGCTGATCAATTTTGGGTGCGAGTTTGCCGACCAGCGTCCCATCACTTAAAACAACCTTGATATCCAAACCCTTAAGAATCCGGGTAGCTGTAGCATCTGCTACCCCTTGAACATCAACGCTGCGAGTTTTAGTTTCCTTTTCAGTTTGCGATGTTTGGTTAACCGGGGCAGGGGTGAGATCGGTGCTTGGCAATGACAAATCCTTACTGACCTTGATAGGTACGTTAACCCCGTTAGTTAACTCGCCCATAGCGTCCATGGTGTCTTTTGCCATGTTCGCTGCCGCATCTACAGCCTTATGGCCGCGCGTGGTTATTGCTCCGGCTAGACCAGCAACTAGCATGTCACCAACCCACGCCATTTGCTTAGAAGGAGAATGGATACCGAAAAACCCGAGAATCCCATTCCAGATTGAAGACACCCAGTTAGCGACCCGGTTCCACAACCAGCCCGCTAGTGACTGAATACCCTGCCATAACCCAGAAACCAGGGATGCCCCAGCGTTAATCATCTGTCCGACCCCGCCCATCACTGCTCGAACAATGCCGTAAATAATCCTCGGGATAGCCGAAACGACAGTGCCGATAATGGTCGGTAAAGCCCGTATCAGGCTGGTTAATAGTTGGATGCCAGCTTGTACAAGAAGGGGGATAGCCCCACCAATAGCAGACAGTATGGCAGAGATGATTTGAGGTAAAGCCGCCACAATCGCGTTAATAATAGTTGGTAACGCCCCAATA contains:
- a CDS encoding phage tail spike protein, giving the protein MITIHDRSANDFTASGLAVLDRHLIDPKVTQELNGKFSLTFSYPLDGPAANLLVIENIVAAPVPGINGRQGFRISEVTTSLDGTLEVVAHHLFYDLSANLIADTYVVNKTAKAALDQLLGAANSPHGFSASSSDNSHRSSARIVRTPLSAALLGDSDNSFISRWGGELTFDNWHIHHAPRIGANHGVVIRDRKNLSGYESSLDYTTIVTRILPVGYDGLLLPELYVDSPRISDYIAPRIKVIRYGQVKAIKDPGKPREDELPLEQAHAWLRDLAKSEYKLGLVDQPSCAYKISFVDLTSAKEYADLREVETLALGDSVTVRHSDLGVELTSRVLAYDYNPLGQEYISIELGSTASKFTDITHTITAARSEAIQAQQVASIALASADGKNTNHYGTTQPVSARLGDVWFKENGEQVGIWIYKATDTGQPGWISLATDLNGAELAANLQAAKTQIAQANASVEQVQASLKQTQSELVKTSSDTATAKAQAEKALQDATSTQNALEAFKVQVADETKNINSSLTMVSDNVNLRVKRAEIITQINLSNETVLIDAAKVHISGQTSIDDAVIGTAMIADAAITNAKIGELSADKITTGTLASARIAAGSITSDKLTIANGYIQTVMISDAAITSAKIAYIDASKITTGLLDANRIAAASITADKLSANAIQVGLAGWTSNIRINPTQISWYNGSELEGKIASTGMQFWYGNRYIGQLGRGHKKDHEEIEGISTSLANEGDYVAWTYQDAPNGDYFTCLTLDPKGRFYDSAGIHLGADLRTNGYKFYTTENRSVTLEDCVLTDRGTHPGWVGPTKLAKVVFHTYDVMIVTNGTFYNMTRLFDRLSDLMIRVNGLIGLLNQGWISTITSKADGTISWTYFHNTGYQPMSTNTA